The genome window ctgtaacctcctccagcccctccctatctctgtaacatcccccagcccctccctatctcagtaaccgcctccagcccctccctatctctgtgacctccttcagcccctccctatctctgtaacctcctccagcccctccctatctctgtaacctcctccaccccctccctatctctgtaacctcctccagcccctccctatctctgtaacctcccccagcccctccctatctctgtaacatcccccagcccctccctatctctgtaacctcctccatcccctccctatctctgtaacatcccccagcccctccctatctctgtaacatcccccagcccctccctatctctcacatcccccagcccctccctatctctgtaacatcccccatcccctccctatctctgtaacatcccccagcccctccctatctctgtaacctcctccagcccctccctatctctgtaacctcctccagcccctccctatctctgtaacatcccccagcccctccctatctctgtaacatcccccatcccctccctatctctgtaacatcccccagcccctccctatctctgtaacctcctccagcccctccctatctctgtaacatcccccagcccctccctatctctgtaacatcccccagcccctccctatctctgtaacctcctccagcccatccctatctctgtaacatcccccagcccctccctatctctgtaacataccccagcacctccctatctctgtcacatcccccagcccctccctatctctgtaacctcctccagcccctccctatctctgtaacatccccagcccctccctatctctgtaacctcctccagcccctccctatctctgtaacatcccccagcccatccctatctctgtaacctcctccagcccctccctatctctgtaacatcccccagcccctccctatctctgtaacattccccagcccctccctatctctgtcacatcccccagcccctccctatctctgtaacctcctccagcccctccctatctctgtaacatcccccagcccctcccgatctctgtaacctcctccagaccctccctatctctgtaacatcccccagcccctccctatctctgtaacctcctccagcccctccctatctctgtaacctcctccagcccctccctatctctgtaacatcccccagcccctccctatctctgtcacatcccccagcccctccctatctctgtaacctcctccagcccctccctatctctgtaacctcctccagcccctccctatctctgtaacatcacccagcccctccctatctctgtcacatcccccagtccctccctatctctgtaacctcctccagcccctccctatctctgtaacatcccccagcccctccctatctctgtcacatcccccagcccctccctatctctgtaacctcctccagcccctccctatctctgtaacctcctccagccccacaaccctttgaaatctttgtgctcctctaattccggcctcttgtgcattcctgattttaatcattccaccattggcgacCATGCCTTCGGTTGCTGGGacttaagctctgcaattcccttcctaaccctctctacctcattttcctcctttaagacactccttacaaactacctctttgaccaaactttgggtcacctttcctaatattgtcttatgtgacttggtgttaaACTGTTTGATAATGCCCCTGTTAAGCACCTTGGAATTATTATTGtgttaaaagtgttatataaatacagTTGTTCTTGTCTCCAGATACAAACACATTTCCTGCTGCAGTTTCCAGTTTTCTCAATCATGTGAACTTTCTCAAATTCCTCTTTCTGTTCCGTCTTTCACAAGCTGAGTTTTCTCATTTATCCTGTCTGCTCTTGTTTGCTGTTTTGCTAATTTGCTAATATTTCTCTAATAGTTATGGTCCAAAGCCAGGCTCAGACACTGCCCCAGCCCACTGTCCACAGACCACTGCTACTGCCGACTCCCTGCTGTCCACTGCCCCCACCCTACTGTCCACTGCCCCCAGACCACTGTCCACTGCCTCTGGCCCACTGTCCACTCCCCACTGCCCACTGCCTCTGGCCCACTGTCCACTGCCCCCAGCCCACTGTCCACCGCCCCAAGTCCACTGTCCACTGCCCCCAGCCCACTGCCACCAGTCCACCGTCCACTGCCCCAGTCCACTGTCCACCGCCCCCAGTCCACTGTCCACCGCCCCCAGTCCACTGTCCGCTGCCCCCAGCCCACTGCCACCAGTCCACTGCCCCAGTCCACTGTCCACTGCCCCCAGTCCACTGTCCACTGCCCCCAGCCCACTGTCCACTGTTCCTGGCCCACTGtccactgccctctccccactgTCCACCGCCCCCAGCCCACTGTCCACTGCCCCAGGCCCACTGTTCACTACCCCGGCCCACTGTCCACTGCCCCCAGTCCACTGTCCACTGCCCCCAGCCCACTGTCCACTGCCCCCAGTCCACTGtccactgccctctccccactgCCACTGCCCCCAGTCCACTGTCCACTGCCCCCGGCCCACTGTCCAGTAGCCCCGGCCAACTGTCCACTGCACCCAGCCCACTGCCCCCAGTCAACTGTCTACTGCCCCCAGCCCACTGTCCACTGCCCCCAGCCCACTGTCCACTGCCCCCAGCCCAAATTCCACTGCCTCCAGTCCACTGTCCACTGCCCCCAGTCCACTGTCCACTGTCCCCAGCCCACTGTCCACTGCCCCCAGCCCAATGTCCACTGCCTCCAGTCCACTGTCCACTGCCCCCAGTCCACTGTCCACTGTCCCCAGCCCACTGTCCACTGCCCCCAGTCCACTGTCCACTGCCTCCAGTCCACTGTCCACTGCCCCCAGTCCACTGTCCACTGTCCCCAGCCCAATGTCCACTGCCTCCAGTCCACTGTCCACTGCCCCCAGTCCACTGTCCACTGTCCCCAGCCCACTGTCCACTGCCCCCAGTCCACTGTGCACTGCCCCCGGCCCACTGTCCACTACCCCCGCCCACTGTCCACTGCCCCCAGTCCACTGTCCACTGCCCCCAGTCCAATGTCCACTGCCTCCAGTCCACTGTCCACTGCCCCCAGTCCACTATCCACAGCCCCCAGCCCCCTGTCCACTACCCCCGCCCTCTGTCCACTGCCCCCTGCCCACTATCCACTGCCCCCTGCCCACTGTCCACTGCCCCAGCCCAATGTCCACTGCCTCCAGTCCACTGTCCACTGCCCCCAGTCCACTGTCCACTGCCCCCAGTCCACTATCCACTGCCCCCAGCCCCCTGTCCACTACCCCCGCCCTCTGTCCACTGCCCCCAGCCCAATGTCCACTGCCTCTAGTCCACTGTCCACTGCCCCCAGTCCACTGTCCACTGCACCCGGCCCACTGTCCACTACCACCGCCCACTGTCCACTGCCCTTTCCCCACAGTGCACTGCCCCCAGCCTACTGTCCACTGCCCCCAGCCCACTGTCCACTGCCCCCAGTCCACTGTCCACTACCCCCAGCCCACTGtccactgccctctccccactgTCCACTGCCCCCAGCCCCCAGTCCACTGTCTACTGCCCCCAGCCCACTGTCCACTGCCCCCAGCCCACTGTCCACTGCCCCCAGTCCACTGtccactgccctctccccactgtccactgccctctccccactgTCCACTGCCCCCGGCCCACTGTCCACCACCCCCAACCCACTGTCCACCACCCCCGGCCCACTGTCCACTGCCCCCAGCCCACTGTCCACTGCCCGCAGCCCACTGTCCACTGACCCCAGCCCCCTGTCCACTGCCCCCGGCCAACTGTCCACAGTCCCCAGCCCATTGTCCCCTGCCCCCAGCCCACTGTCCCCTGCCCCCAGCCCACTGCCCCCAGTCTGTCCACTGTCCCCAGCCCACTGTCCACTACTCCCAGCCCACTGTCCACTGCCCCCAGTCCACTGTCCACTGCCCCCAGTCCACTGACCACCGCCCCTAGCCCACTGTCCCCTGCCACCAGTCCACCATCCACTGCCCCAGTCCACTGTCCACCGCCCCCAGTCCACTGTCCACCGCCCCCAGTCCACTGTCCGCTGCCCCCAGCCCACTGCCACCAGTCCACTGCCCCAGTCCACTGTCCACTGCCCCCAGTCCACTGTCCACTGCCCCCAGCCCACTGTCCACTGTTCCTGGCCCACTGtccactgccctctccccactgTCCACCGCCCCCAGCCCACTGTCCACTGCCCCAGGCCCACTGTTCACTACCCCGGCCCACTGTCCACTGCCCCCAGTCCACTGTCCACTGCCCCCAGCCCACTGTCCACTGCCCCCAGTCCACTGTCCACTGCCCCCAGCCCACTGTCCACTGTTCCTGGCCCACTGtccactgccctctccccactgTCCACCGCCCCCAGCCCACTGTCCACTGCCCCAGGCCCACTGTTCACTACCCCGGCCCACTGTCCACTGCCCCCAGTCCACTGTCCACTGCCCCCAGCCCACTGTCCACTGCCCCCAGTCCACTGtccactgccctctccccactgCCACTGCCCCCAGTCCACTGTCCACTGCCCCCGGCCCACTGTCCAGTAGCCCCGGCCAACTGTCCACTGCCCCCAGCCCACTGCCCCCAGTCAACTGTCTACTGCCCCCAGCCCACTGTCCACTGCCCCCAGCCCACTGTCCACTGCCCCCAGCCCAAAGTCCACTGCCTCCAGTCCACTGTCCACTGCCCCCAGTCCACTGTCCACTGTCCCCAGTCCACTGTCCACTGTCCCCAGCCCAATGTCCACTGCCTCCAGTCCACTGTCCACTGCCCCCAGTCCACTGTCCACTGTCCCCAGCCCACTGTCCACTGCCCCCAGTCCACTGTGCACTGCCCCCGGCCCACTGTCCACTACCCCCGCCCACTGTCCACTGCCCCCAGTCCACTGTCCACTGCCCCCAGTCCAATGTCCACTGCCTCCAGTCCACTGTCCACTGCCCCCGGTCCACT of Heterodontus francisci isolate sHetFra1 chromosome 30, sHetFra1.hap1, whole genome shotgun sequence contains these proteins:
- the LOC137346454 gene encoding spidroin-1-like — its product is CGLGTVDSGLGAVDSGPGAVDSGERAVDSGLGVVDSGPGTVDSGLGAVDSGLGAVDGGERAVDNGERAVDSGLGAVDSGLGWTVDWGQWTVGGGSGQWAGGSAQWTGGSGQWAGDSGQWTGGSGQWTGGSGHWAGDSGQWTGDSGQWTGGSGQWTGGSGLWAGGSGQWAGGSGQWAGGSRQLTGGSGLGAVDSWPGLLDSGPGAVDSGLGAVAVGRGQWTVDWGQWTVGWGQWTVDWGQWTVGRGSEQWAWGSGQWAGGGGQWGEGSGQWARNSGQWAGGSGQWTGGSGQWAGGSGQWTGGSGQWAGVVNSGPGAVDSGLGAVDSGERAVDSGPGTVDSGLGAVDSGLGAVDSGLGQWTGGSGLGAADSGLGAVDSGLGAVDSGLGQWMVDWWQGTWTGGSGQWTGGSGHWTGGSGQWTGGSGQWAGVVDSGPGAVHSGLGAVDSGLGTVDSGLGAVDSGLEAVDIGLGTVDSGLGAVDSGLEAVDSGLGAVDSGLGTVDSGLGAVDSGLEAVDIGLGAVDSGLGTVDSGLGAVDSGLEAVEFGLGAVDMGRGQWTVDWGQWQWGEGSGQWTGGSGQWAGGSGQWTGGSGQWAGVVNSGPGAVDSGLGAVDSGERAVDSGPGTVDSGLGAVDSGLGAVDSGLGQWTGGSGLGAADSGLGAVDSGLGAVDSGLGQWTVDWWQWAGGSGQWTWGGGQWAGGSGQWARGSGQWGVDSGPEAVDSGLGAVDSRVGAVDSRESAVAVVCGQWAGAVSEPGFGP